A window of the Deltaproteobacteria bacterium genome harbors these coding sequences:
- a CDS encoding rRNA pseudouridine synthase, with protein MEQSPHFKLRQKNEKTENPIGLIRLSKLMTEKGLCSRREADHLIERGLVYVNGERINTLGTKVFPNVRVTLDSEALRSQKNLVSVILNKPVGIVSNMPEKDYQAAIDLITPDRAFLNTHKLLPPTFWKNIDNGIKNLAVVGRLDIESQGLLILTQDGRLVKAIIGEDSHVEKEYLVRVKGIVTEENLQLLREGLELDEKKLKPAIVERLNQDQLRFILTEGKKRQIRRMCELVGISVTGLKRVRIGKLKLGPLPEGFWRPMTDDEKKYFI; from the coding sequence ATGGAACAAAGCCCCCATTTTAAACTAAGACAGAAAAACGAAAAGACAGAAAATCCTATTGGCCTCATCAGATTATCAAAATTAATGACTGAAAAAGGACTTTGCTCGCGCAGAGAAGCCGATCATCTGATCGAAAGAGGTTTGGTTTATGTTAATGGTGAGAGAATAAACACCCTGGGAACCAAAGTTTTTCCCAATGTCAGAGTGACCCTCGACTCTGAAGCTCTTCGTAGCCAAAAAAACCTCGTTTCAGTTATTCTAAATAAACCTGTTGGTATCGTTTCCAACATGCCGGAAAAAGACTACCAAGCGGCCATTGATCTTATCACCCCAGATCGAGCTTTTTTAAACACCCATAAATTATTGCCACCCACTTTTTGGAAAAACATTGATAATGGAATTAAAAACTTAGCTGTTGTCGGTCGCTTAGACATCGAATCTCAAGGGCTTTTGATACTGACCCAAGATGGCCGTTTAGTCAAAGCTATCATTGGCGAAGACAGTCATGTTGAAAAAGAATACCTAGTTCGTGTTAAAGGAATTGTTACGGAAGAAAACTTGCAACTTTTAAGAGAAGGTCTAGAGCTTGATGAAAAAAAATTAAAGCCAGCCATCGTCGAAAGATTAAATCAAGACCAATTAAGATTTATTCTTACAGAAGGTAAAAAAAGACAGATTCGCAGGATGTGTGAGCTTGTGGGTATTTCAGTTACAGGTCTGAAAAGAGTTCGTATCGGAAAACTGAAACTCGGCCCTCTTCCCGAAGGTTTCTGGAGACCCATGACCGATGACGAGAAAAAATACTTCATATGA